Proteins found in one Candidatus Binataceae bacterium genomic segment:
- a CDS encoding dienelactone hydrolase family protein, with amino-acid sequence MGQWIDIPVADGRSGFRGYLATPSKGKGPGAVIVQEVFGVNQHIREVADKYAEEGFVALAPDIFWRVNSAALGEIDAFWAPAVPPPVELGFEAADLAKGRAFVEKMDLDLTIKDIGDAAAVLRARPESTGKVGVVGFCLGGRLAFLAAARNHPDAVAAYYGNIKDNLDEAGAIQCPIVIHFGADDPMSPPAMCEAVRAALANHREAEVYVYPGAGHAFNNWARATHYHPAAAALAHSRTLATLRKGLGTR; translated from the coding sequence ATGGGTCAGTGGATTGACATTCCGGTTGCTGATGGACGCTCGGGTTTTCGCGGCTACCTCGCCACCCCTTCCAAGGGCAAAGGACCGGGCGCGGTGATCGTCCAGGAAGTCTTCGGGGTCAACCAGCACATCCGTGAGGTTGCCGACAAATACGCCGAGGAGGGCTTCGTGGCCCTGGCTCCCGACATTTTCTGGCGCGTAAACAGCGCCGCACTAGGCGAAATTGACGCTTTCTGGGCGCCGGCGGTGCCGCCACCGGTGGAGTTGGGATTCGAAGCGGCCGATTTGGCCAAAGGGCGAGCGTTTGTGGAAAAAATGGATCTGGACCTGACCATCAAGGATATCGGCGATGCCGCCGCGGTGCTGCGTGCGCGACCCGAATCCACCGGCAAAGTAGGCGTGGTCGGGTTTTGCCTGGGTGGGAGGCTGGCGTTTCTGGCCGCCGCACGCAACCATCCCGACGCCGTCGCGGCCTACTACGGCAACATCAAGGACAACCTCGACGAAGCCGGCGCGATCCAATGCCCGATCGTCATCCATTTCGGCGCGGACGATCCAATGTCCCCGCCCGCGATGTGCGAGGCGGTACGCGCTGCGCTGGCCAACCATCGCGAGGCCGAGGTCTACGTCTATCCCGGCGCCGGTCACGCCTTCAACAACTGGGCCCGCGCCACCCATTACCATCCAGCCGCCGCCGCGCTGGCCCACTCCCGCACGTTGGCGACACTGCGCAAGGGTTTGGGTACGCGCTGA